In Mustela nigripes isolate SB6536 chromosome 12, MUSNIG.SB6536, whole genome shotgun sequence, one DNA window encodes the following:
- the GM2A gene encoding ganglioside GM2 activator, translating into MMLKMQAPLLMALGLLLAGPAAHAHVSARTPPPQVISFFWENCHEKKDLVLLKGMTLEPDPIEYPGNVTISAELHVPVPLSSPQKVELIIEKKVANFWIKVPCMSHVRCIFEDICQLLDFIIPPGQPCPEPLHTYGLPCHCPLKAGTYSMPKTQFTLPNTDLPGLITSGAYRIWIFLSSRGKRLGCFRIFAALKGE; encoded by the exons ATGATGCTGAAGATGCAGGCTCCTCTTCTGATGGCCTTGGGCCTGCTTCTCGCCGGCCCTGCGGCCCATGCACACGTCTCCGCCCGCACCCCG CCACCCCAGGTAATTAGCTTTTTCTGGGAGAACTGCCATGAAAAGAAGGACCTTGTGCTGCTCAAAGGCATGACTCTGGAACCTGACCCCATTGAGTATCCTGGGAATGTGACTATCAGCGCCGAGCTCCATGTCCCTGTCCCCCTCAGCAGTCCTCAGAAG GTGGAATTAATTATAGAGAAGAAAGTGGCCAATTTCTGGATCAAAGTTCCATGTATGAGCCATGTTCGTTGCATCTTTGAAGACATCTGCCAATTATTAGACTTTATCATCCCCCCTGGACAGCCCTGCCCAGAGCCCCTGCATACTTATGGGCTTCCCTGCCACTGTCCCCTCAAAGCA GGCACCTACTCAATGCCCAAGACTCAGTTCACCCTGCCCAACACGGACCTGCCCGGCTTGATCACCTCCGGGGCCTACCGCATCTGGATCTTCCTCAGCAGCCGTGGGAAACGTCTGGGCTGTTTCAGGATCTTTGCTGCTCTGAAGGGCGAGTAA